A stretch of the Capsicum annuum cultivar UCD-10X-F1 chromosome 8, UCD10Xv1.1, whole genome shotgun sequence genome encodes the following:
- the LOC107838804 gene encoding leucine-rich repeat extensin-like protein 4, translating to MGVSCLVVLVLQITVSEVSGAGVGVGSGGVWFGGGINSPSPGGGSVPRQNSAYIALQTWKSVITDDPMGILNNWVGPNVCTYRGIFCSHTEDYAGNPTELVVTGIDLNHANLQGTLVKELSFLTEISLLHLNTNRFSGTIPQTFRDLYSLVELDLSNNHFSGPFPTTVLLIPNLVYLDLRFNSFSGPIPEDLFNNKLDAIFLNNNQFDGELPQNLGNSPASVINFANNKFSGSIPFSLGYMGTRIKEILFLNNQLNGCIPEGVGLWTDLQVLDVSFNSLMGHLPDTISCLSGIEVLNLGHNKLSGDLPDLICSPRNLVNLTLAYNFFSELSQDCLRNVGGIDFSLNCIPGRQMQRPQPECSVIPGGTLSCLRVPAVKPLVCG from the coding sequence ATGGGGGTAAGTTGCCTTGTGGTTTTGGTCCTTCAAATAACAGTTAGTGAAGTGAGTGGTGCTGGTGTTGGTGTTGGGAGTGGCGGCGTTTGGTTTGGTGGAGGAATAAACAGCCCAAGTCCAGGAGGAGGTTCTGTCCCAAGGCAAAATTCCGCTTACATTGCTCTTCAAACATGGAAATCTGTAATCACTGATGATCCAATGGGGATTTTGAACAATTGGGTCGGTCCAAATGTATGCACGTACAGAGGAATTTTCTGCTCACACACTGAAGATTACGCGGGCAACCCAACTGAGTTAGTTGTTACAGGTATAGATCTGAATCATGCAAATCTTCAAGGGACTCTTGtaaaagaactatctttcttaacAGAAATTTCTCTCCTTCACCTCAATACCAATAGATTCTCAGGCACAATCCCACAAACATTCAGAGATCTGTATTCTCTTGTTGAGTTAGACCTTAGCAACAACCATTTCTCTGGTCCATTTCCTACTACAGTCCTATTAATCCCAAATCTTGTTTATTTAGATCTAAGATTCAACAGTTTCTCTGGGCCAATTCCTGAGGATCTCTTCAACAATAAACTTGATGCTATCTTTCTTAATAATAACCAATTTGACGGTGAACTACCTCAGAATTTAGGGAATTCCCCTGCTTCAGTGATTAATTTTGCTAATAATAAGTTTAGTGGGAGCATTCCGTTTAGTTTGGGTTACATGGGTACCAGAATTAAGGAGATATTGTTCCTAAACAACCAGCTAAATGGTTGCATACCAGAAGGTGTGGGATTGTGGACAGATTTGCAAGTTTTGGATGTGAGTTTCAATTCACTAATGGGGCATTTGCCTGATACCATTTCATGCTTGAGTGGCATTGAAGTACTCAACTTGGGACATAACAAGTTGTCTGGGGATTTGCCGGACTTAATTTGTTCACCAAGAAACCTTGTGAATTTGACTCTTGCTTACAATTTCTTCTCTGAGTTGAGCCAAGATTGTCTGAGAAATGTAGGAGGAATTGATTTCTCATTGAACTGTATTCCAGGAAGGCAAATGCAAAGGCCTCAACCTGAGTGCTCTGTCATTCCAGGTGGCACTCTCAGTTGCCTTAGGGTACCTGCAGTAAAGCCTCTTGTTTGTGGATGA